The stretch of DNA CGATGTCTCCCCTGACCGAAAGACGCTTTATATTCACGCGATGTTCGCGGAGCGTCCCGATGAAATCCGGCGCGAGATTCGTGATGGGTTGGAGAAGCGTTTATTGGAGCTGTTGAGATGAGCTCGTGGCTTTCCCCGCTCGCGCAAGCGATGATGGGCCTTTTGTGCCTCGCTATGCTGCTTGCCCTCTACCGTGTCATCCGCGGCCCCTCGCTTGCTGACCGCGCGGTAGCTGTGGATCTACTGACGACGGTAGCTGTGGGGTTGATTGCCCTCTACGCGATCGATACAGGCCAGCAGGTGTTCCTGTCCGCGGGCATCGCCCTCGCCCTTCTTGCCTTTTTGGGCACCGTTGCCTTGGCGCTATACATCCGGAGGGGAGGTCCCCCATGAAGGACTTGCTTACGGCATTTTTCATGACGGTGGGCAGCGTGTTCATGTTCCTCGCCGCTCTCGGCGTGTTCCGAATGCCTGATCTCTATACGCGCATGCATGCTGCGAGCAAGGTGGGAACGG from Kiritimatiellia bacterium encodes:
- a CDS encoding monovalent cation/H+ antiporter complex subunit F, with the protein product MSSWLSPLAQAMMGLLCLAMLLALYRVIRGPSLADRAVAVDLLTTVAVGLIALYAIDTGQQVFLSAGIALALLAFLGTVALALYIRRGGPP